CGCGCGGACAGCTTGCGGGCCAGCAGTTCCCCGACACCCCGCGCCGCTCCGGTGACGACGGCGACCCGCCCTTCCAGGCTCACCCTGCTCATGCGCTCTCCTCGGCGTGTACGGCACGCTCGCTGCGTGCGCTGGGTATGTGGGCGGCGGCGAGCGCCCGTATCTTCCCGGTGACCAGCTCCGGCGCCTCCACCGGCGTCATGTGGCCGAGCCCCTCCAGCTCGGTCAGGCCCACGCAGTTGGGCAGCGCGGCGGCCAGCGACCGGGCCTGCGCGGGCGGGGTCAGCCGGTCGGCGGTACCGACCACGACCTCCACCGGCATCCGCAACTCCCGTACGCCGTGGTCGAGATCGAGCAGGTCGAGCACCCGCGACCAGCCGTGACGGACCCGGCGCGGGCAGGCGTGCACGATGCGGGCACAGGCCTCGATCATGTCCGGGCCCGAACCGGGGCCCATCGTCCCGTACCTGAGGATCCGCCGGGCGAGGGGCGTGACCGGCCCGAGCGGCGCCCGGGAACCGAGGATCCGCCGGGTCAGCCAGGTGCGCACCCGGCCCTCCCCGAGCGGCACCACGGTGGCGGACGCCACCAGCCGTGAACTGCCCGTGCTGCACAGCAGGACGGCCGCCACGTGCTCGCGCACCGCGGACCTGGTCGCCGCGGCCATCACCGTCATCCCGCCCATCGAGTGCCCGGCGACCACCGCCCGTTCACCCGGCGCGAGCGTCGCCTCCAGGACGGCTTCCAGGTCGTCGGCGAGCGGCTCGGTGCCGTACGCCGGGTTCGCCGGGCTGCGGCCGTGACCGCGCTGGTCGTAGGCGATGACCCGGTGACCGGCGGCCAGTTCGCGGACCTGCGCCGCCCAGAAGGAGGTCGAGCAGCACCAGCCGTGCGCCAGCACCACCGCGGGCGCCCCCTCGGGGCCGTGCACCTCCACGTGGATCCGGGCGCCGTCGGCGGCGGTGACGGTCAGTTCACGGGCGGGGACGGGCGGGGCGTACCGACCGTCGGCGTCACGCAGCAGGCGGCTCACGCGCTCACCTCGGAGACCGGCTCGGCGCCGGCGGCGGGCCGGGCGGCGGGCGCGCGCAGCACGTCGTACTCCGCGAGGTCCACGCGCCGTGTCGCCCTCCGGAACTCGGCGGTCGTACCGGGCCAGACGGTGGTGTTGCGGCCGCTCGCGTCCAGGTACCAGCTGGTGCAGCCGCCGGTGTTCCACACGGTGCGCTTCATCCGCTCCTGCACCCGGTGGTTCCAGTTCCGCACGGCGGCCGGGCGGGCGTCGAGGGCGGTGCGGCCGCCGAGGACGTCGATCTGGCGCAGGTAGTCGGCCATGTAGTTCAGCTGGGACTCGATCATCAGGATCATGGACGAGTTCCCCAGGCCGGTGTTGGGCCCGATGACCGTCATGAAGTTGGGGAAGCCCGCCGCCGAGGCACCGCGCAGCGCCTCCATGCCGCCCTTCCAGGTCTCGGCGAGGGTCCGCCCGTCCGCGCCCACGACCCGCTCGGCGATGGGCATGTCGGTCACGTGGAAGCCGGTGCCGAAGATGATCACGTCGGCCTCGGCCTCGCTGCCGTCGGCGCCGACGAGGGTGGACCCGCGCACCTCGCTGAGTCCGGCGGCGACCACGTCGACATTGGGCTGGGCGAGCGCCGGGTAGTAGCTGCTCGACAGCAGGATCCGCTTGCAGCCGATGCGGTAGTCGGGGGTGAGTTTGGCGCGCAGCTCCGGGTCCTTGATCGCGGCGCCCATGTTGCGCTTGGCGATCCGCTCGATGAAGCCCAGCTCGTTGGGGTGCCTGGTGAACGCCTGCACCTGGAGTTCCCGGATGCCCCACAGCAGCCCGCGCCGCACCTTGGTGGTGGCGGGCACCGCCCGGTGCAGGGCGCGCTCGGCGCCGCTGATCGCCCGGTCCATGCGGGGCATCACCCAGGCCGGGGTGCGCTGGAAGAGGGTGAGACGGCCGGCCTTCGGCTGGACGGCCGGCACGATCTGGATGGCGGAGGCGCCGGTGCCGATCATGGCGACGCGCTTGCCGGTGAGGTCGTGGTCGTGGTCCCAGCGGGCGCAGTGGAAGACCTTGCCCGGGAAGGAGTCGAGACCCGGGATGTCCGGAACCTTGGGGTCGGACAGTGGCCCGGTCGCGGACACGACGACGTCGGCGGTGAGGTTCCCGCTCGCCGTCTCGATCTCCCACCGCAGCTGCTCGGTGTCCCACGCCATCCGCTTCACCTCCGAGTCGAAGCGGAGGTGGGGACGGAGCCCGAAGGTGTCGGTGACGTGCTCCAGGTAGGCGCGGATGTGCTCCTGCCCGGAGAAGGTGCGCGGCCACTCGGGGTTGGGCGCGAAGGAGAAGGAGTACAGGTGGGACGGCACGTCGCAGGCGCAGCCGGGATAACTGTTGTCGCGCCAGGTACCCCCGACGCTCCCCGCCCGCTCCAGCACGACGAAGTCCGTGATCCCTTCGCGCCGCAGCCGCACGGCGGCCCCGAGGCCACCGAAGCCCGACCCGATCACCGCCACCCGTACGTGTTCCTGAACCTGCTCGTGCTCGGCCATCCCGGAGCCTCCACGCTTAGCCTGGACCGTCTGGAACCATGCCAGTGAACACTGGCGCAATGGGAGAGTAGAACAGCTCCGTACTCATGGGTAGGGGTCGCGCGAAGGAAAGTTACCGGCGGTACGACTTAAGGTCGGTGACGTGACCGAGAAGCGTGAATACCGCATGGAGGAACTGGCCGGGCTGGCCGGCATCACGGTGCGCACCCTGCGCTTCTACCGCGAGCGCAAACTGATCCCGCCACCCCGCCGCGAGGGCCGCATAGCCTGGTACGACGACCACCACCTGGCCCGCCTGCGCACCATCGCGGCGCTCCTGGAACGCGGCCACACCCTCAACGGCATCGCGGAACTCGCCGACGCCTTCGACCACGGCCGCGACGTCGGCGACCTGCTCGGCCTCGGCGAGCCCACCGAGGAGACCCCGGTCCGCCTCACCCCCGAGGAACTCGCCGCCCGCTTCGAGGGCGAGGTCACCCCCGAGAACCTGGCCGCCGCGATGGACCTCGGCTACCTGGGCACCGACGGCGACGAACTCGTCCACATCAGCCACAGCCTGCTGGAGGTCTCCTCGGCCCTGGTCCGCGAGGGCATCCCGCTCGCCGAGGTCCTCCAGGCCGGCGCCCGCGTCCGCGAACACGCCGACGCCCTCGCCGAACTCTTCACCACCCTGATCCTCCGCCACGCCCCCGAACAGGACCTCCACCGCCTACGCCCCCTGGCCCGCAGCGTGGTGGAGGCGGAACTCTCCCTGGCCCTGGACCGACGGACCCGGAAGCGGGCGGGGCAGACCCGCCCGGCCGATACTCAGCGTTCGTAGACCACCGTGACCGGCGCGTGGTCGGACCAGCGCTCGGCATGCGTGGCGGCCCGCTCGACCTGCCCCTTGACCGCCTTGGCGGCCAACCCCGGGGTCGCCAGGTGGTAGTCGATTCTCCAACCTGAATCATTGTCAAAGGCCCGCCCCCGGTACGACCACCACGAGTACGGCCCCTCGACATCCGGGTGCAGTGCGCGCACGACGTCCACGTAGCCGCCCTCCGCCGGGTCGAGGACGCGGCTCAGCCAGTCCCGTTCCTCCGGCAGGAAGCCCGAGTTCCTCTTGTTCGCGCGCCAGTTCTTCAGGTCGGCCTCGCGGTGGGCGATGTTCCAGTCGCCGCAGACGACGACCTCGCGGCCCTCGGCGGCGGCGCGCTCGCGCAGTTCCTTGAGGTAGGCGAGGAACTCGCCCATGAAGCGGACCTTCTCGTCCTGGCGCTCGGTGCCGACCTCGCCGGACGGGAGGTAGAGGGAGGCGACCGTCACACCGGGCAGGTC
The Streptomyces sp. NBC_01723 genome window above contains:
- a CDS encoding alpha/beta fold hydrolase → MSRLLRDADGRYAPPVPARELTVTAADGARIHVEVHGPEGAPAVVLAHGWCCSTSFWAAQVRELAAGHRVIAYDQRGHGRSPANPAYGTEPLADDLEAVLEATLAPGERAVVAGHSMGGMTVMAAATRSAVREHVAAVLLCSTGSSRLVASATVVPLGEGRVRTWLTRRILGSRAPLGPVTPLARRILRYGTMGPGSGPDMIEACARIVHACPRRVRHGWSRVLDLLDLDHGVRELRMPVEVVVGTADRLTPPAQARSLAAALPNCVGLTELEGLGHMTPVEAPELVTGKIRALAAAHIPSARSERAVHAEESA
- a CDS encoding flavin-containing monooxygenase — translated: MAEHEQVQEHVRVAVIGSGFGGLGAAVRLRREGITDFVVLERAGSVGGTWRDNSYPGCACDVPSHLYSFSFAPNPEWPRTFSGQEHIRAYLEHVTDTFGLRPHLRFDSEVKRMAWDTEQLRWEIETASGNLTADVVVSATGPLSDPKVPDIPGLDSFPGKVFHCARWDHDHDLTGKRVAMIGTGASAIQIVPAVQPKAGRLTLFQRTPAWVMPRMDRAISGAERALHRAVPATTKVRRGLLWGIRELQVQAFTRHPNELGFIERIAKRNMGAAIKDPELRAKLTPDYRIGCKRILLSSSYYPALAQPNVDVVAAGLSEVRGSTLVGADGSEAEADVIIFGTGFHVTDMPIAERVVGADGRTLAETWKGGMEALRGASAAGFPNFMTVIGPNTGLGNSSMILMIESQLNYMADYLRQIDVLGGRTALDARPAAVRNWNHRVQERMKRTVWNTGGCTSWYLDASGRNTTVWPGTTAEFRRATRRVDLAEYDVLRAPAARPAAGAEPVSEVSA
- a CDS encoding MerR family transcriptional regulator yields the protein MTEKREYRMEELAGLAGITVRTLRFYRERKLIPPPRREGRIAWYDDHHLARLRTIAALLERGHTLNGIAELADAFDHGRDVGDLLGLGEPTEETPVRLTPEELAARFEGEVTPENLAAAMDLGYLGTDGDELVHISHSLLEVSSALVREGIPLAEVLQAGARVREHADALAELFTTLILRHAPEQDLHRLRPLARSVVEAELSLALDRRTRKRAGQTRPADTQRS
- a CDS encoding exodeoxyribonuclease III; this encodes MLTVTSVNVNGLRAAAKKGFVEWLADTTADVLCLQEVRAEPQQLPEHVRTPDGWHVTHAPAAAKGRAGVSLYTRREPDAVRVGFGSAEFDGSGRYVEADLPGVTVASLYLPSGEVGTERQDEKVRFMGEFLAYLKELRERAAAEGREVVVCGDWNIAHREADLKNWRANKRNSGFLPEERDWLSRVLDPAEGGYVDVVRALHPDVEGPYSWWSYRGRAFDNDSGWRIDYHLATPGLAAKAVKGQVERAATHAERWSDHAPVTVVYER